From the Ctenopharyngodon idella isolate HZGC_01 chromosome 3, HZGC01, whole genome shotgun sequence genome, one window contains:
- the LOC127508431 gene encoding uncharacterized protein LOC127508431 has protein sequence MKELRCIGSCLPLFVLAIVFDIIGVILLFVGIFGDVRRNGVFYGDFLIHTGALLLFASLAWWLMWYVGNIKVEDESLERRSSAALSVKELARKLTERLSKTNLKDNTGEKTLSKSSTIRNVTWGKSTYFPGQKDLEADMIKCDELSKEKPDDDQFMCYQNQGYEDEESGIIKGHKAISADGSESDVSKCNESSQEEKPKDDQFTFYQNEGYENSESDVTKGGGKPDDQTESQSIDDLL, from the exons ATGAAGGAGCTGAGGTGCATCGGCAGCTGTTTGCCGTTATTCGTCTTGGCGATCGTCTTCGACATAATCGGTGTAATCCTGCTCTTCGTCGGTATATTCGGTGACGTGCGGCGGAATGGCGTGTTTTACGGGGATTTTCTCATTCACACCGGCGCGCTGCTCTTGTTCGCCAGTCTGGCCTGGTGGCTCATGTGGTACGTGGGGAACATCAAGGTGGAGGATGAAAGTTTGGAACGCAGATCGAGCGCCGCGCTCAGCGTCAAAGAGCTCGCGAGGAAACTCACAGAGAGACTCTCCAAAACAAACCTAAAGGACAACACCG GTGAGAAAACACTAAGCAAATCTTCCACCATTCGAAATGTAACGTGGGGCAAATCCACCTATTTCCCAGGACAAAAGGATCTTGAGGCGGATATGATTAAATGTGATGaactttcaaaagaaaagccaGATGATGATCAGTTCATGTGCTACCAGAATCAAGGGTACGAGGACGAGGAGTCGGGCATAATCAAAGGACACAAAGCAATCTCAGCCGATGGTTCTgaatcagatgtgagcaaatgCAATGAATCATCTCAGGAGGAAAAACCAAAAGATGACCAGTTCACCTTTTACCAGAATGAAGGGTATGAGAATTCAGAATCAGATGTGACCAAAGGTGGTGGAAAACCAGATGATCAGACAGAGTCACAGAGCATCGACGACCTGCTGTGA